The window CTCCGCCCAAGCCGCGCGCAAGGATCATCCCGCCTACCATACACGCGAGCGTCCCTATAGCCTGACGTTCGCGTTTCTCGCGCGAGCGTGCCGTGACGAGCGACGAGAGTCGCTCGAGACGTTTGTGAATGACGCCGCCGAGCGTCCGTCGTAGGCGCGCACTGCCGCGCGAGAGTTCGGGGCCAAGTGCCGCAATCGCGCACCCGTGCGCGCGATCCGCAAAATGCACGGTGCTCAGATACATGTTCACGAGCGCGAGCAGACTCTTCGAATCCCAAAGCCGTTCGCGCATCTCACTTCCGGCGCCGGAGAGTGCCTCCGCGACCAACTCGTCTTTCGACTTGAAGTGCGCGTAGAAGCCACCGTGCGTTAAGCCCGCACGATCCATGATCTCGCCGACGCTCACGTCGTCGACTCCACGTTCGCGGAATGCGGCGGCTGCCGCATCGAGCACGCGCTCGCGCGTTTCTTTCTTATGCGCTTTGGGCCAGGGCATTGCCACCTCTTGACAAAAATATGATGATCGTCATATTATAGGGCGCTTTCACTTTCCCTGCACGGAGCTCGACCATGCTGCTCGATCTTCTCGACTCTCTTGCCATCGGAGCCACCCTCGCGGCCGTCATCGTCGGCATACTAACGGGGGTTCCGATGAAGAACGGAGCACGCATCGGCGTTGCCGCACTCATCGGTGCCTGGGCCGGCTTTGCCGCGCAAGCGACTGCCGCCGGATGGCTCGCGCGCTCCGCGGTGCTGCTCGTATTCTTCGCTGTCCCATTCGCGGTGGCGGTCGTTTTCCGCACGGCGCTCAAACAGCTCTCGCCCGAGATGATCATCCGGCTCAACGCGTTCCGTTTGCTCGGTGGGCTGATTCTCGCCTTAGGACTCACGCATCGTCTTGCGGGTCCGTTTCCGTATTCCGCCGGAATCGGCGACGTCATCACCGGCATCGCTGCGCTCTCGATCGCGCGCATTGCAGCCAGCGAATCCGTGAGCCACTGGCGCGTCATCGCATGGAACGCGTTCGGGTTGCTCGACCTGGTGCTGGCCGTGTTCTTTGCCCTCACGTCCCGGCCCGGTTCGCCGCTACAGCTCTTCGACTATGGGGTCGGCTCGACCGCAATCACCACGTTGCCGTGGTCAATGATCCCGCTCGTGCTCGTTCCGATCTATATGATCGGACACGCCCTCGTCTTCGCACACGTTCGCTGGGCCGGCGCGCACCGGCAGGGATACGCCGCCTCGACGACCTAGCCGTGCGCGATGATCGTCCGCCGATTTCGCGCGAAGGCTACAACCGCAAACGCCAAAGCCTACGCCGTCTTTTTCCGCGACGTGCTGACGCCGCAGCTGCGCGAGATTCCGGGCCACCGTGGCGCGCTGGTGCTGAGCGAAGAGCGCGCCAAGAGCACGCGCATCACGGTGCTGACGTTTTGGGATTCGATGGACGCGATTCAAAAATTCGCGGGCGAGAATGTGAATTACGCGGTCATCGAGCCGGAAGCGCGCGAGCTGCTCGGCTCTTTCGATCTGGAAGTCACGCATCACACCGTCGAGGTCGATACGCTCGGCCGTTAGGCGGTCGTGACTCCAACCGACGCGAGCAGCGCTTTCGCGTTCTTATAAAAGACTTTCTCGATGACGTCTTCCTCGAAGCCCTCGGCGCGCCAGTCGCGCCGCAGCCGTTCGTATGAGAGCATCGGATAGTCGGCGCCGAACATGATTTTGTTCTGCAGACGCTTACCGATCTCGCGCTTGAGCTCGGGCGGATAATATTTAGGCGACCAGCCGTGCAGCTCGTTCCACACATTGCCCTTGTGCAGCAGCATTGCGATCGCTTCTTGCTGCCACGGCCATGCTGGTCGCGCTGCAATGATCGTAAGCTCCGGATAACGCGCCGCAAGGCGGTCGATGTGACGCGGATGCGTATCGTCGAGCACGTAACCGAAACCACCGCGCTCGCCTGCGCCTGCGCCCGTCATGCCAGTCGTTATCAGCGTCGGAATCCGTTCTTTGATGCACAGCTCGATGAACGGTTCGTAGGCCGGATCGGTGCAGATGGGTCCACCGACCGACATCCCGAAGCCGATGAACTCGACGCGGTTCGCAACGCAGCGCCGCAGCTCGTCGAGCGCCTTTGGTTCCGAGGGCTGCAACTTGATCCAGTGCCCGAGGATCACATCCGGGAAGCGGCGCTGCACCTCAAAAGCATAGTCGTGCTGGCTGCGCGCTTCTTCGATCGGCATGTCGGTCGTGTACGCGAGATCGAGCACGGCGCGCACGTTGCTCGTGCGAAAGTCCTCGGCCATTTTCTCTTCGCCGTAAAGCTCGCCCGACCAATTGAAGTATTTCTTCAGTTTCGCGAACGCCTCGGCGCCTTCGGGTTCGAACCAGTTGCCGGGATTGCCGTACCAGCCGCGCTTGGTGCCCCAGTGCGAGTGCATGTCGATAATGCGCGGGACGGGCAGTTCGCTCACGTGTTCACTTCTTTCGTTTGTCGAGGACGCGTTTGACTTTGGCGTTGGAATGCAACCCGGTGATCTCGTCGAGCGATCCGCGCGGAGCCAGCTCCACGCCGACGCGCAGGCCAAGACCCTCGCGCAGACGTTGCGTGAGCGTTTCTCGGATCGGCTGCGTGGCATTGTCGAGCGCTGCACACTCGAGCAGCACGGTCATCTCATCGGCGCCTGCCGCATCGCGATCCACGACGCAGATGTACTCGCCGGTCAGGTGCGGATCGTTGCCGAGAATTCCGGCGACCGCTTCGGGAAACACGTTGATGCCGCGCACCTTCACCATGTTGTCGCTGCGGCCGAACAGCTTCTCGAGGCGTCGCAGCCTGATGCCGCACGCACACTCGGAAGGCATGATCGCCGAGACGTCGTTGTAGTTGTAGCGAATCAGCGGAGCGCTGTACTTGAAGAATGTCGTCACCACGATGTTGCCGCGTTCACCATCGGGCAGCGCGCGATTCGTCTCGGTGTCACAGATCTCGACTTCGTACGCGTCTTCGTAGATGTGCATTCCGTTCTTGTGCTCGCACTCGGAGGCCATATTTCCGGCTTCGTGACCGCCGTAGCAGTCATAGGCGGGGACGCCCCACAGCTCTTCGATCGCGGTGCGATCGTCGGTGCCGAGGTACGAATCGATCAGGCGC of the Candidatus Baltobacteraceae bacterium genome contains:
- a CDS encoding TetR/AcrR family transcriptional regulator, producing MPWPKAHKKETRERVLDAAAAAFRERGVDDVSVGEIMDRAGLTHGGFYAHFKSKDELVAEALSGAGSEMRERLWDSKSLLALVNMYLSTVHFADRAHGCAIAALGPELSRGSARLRRTLGGVIHKRLERLSSLVTARSREKRERQAIGTLACMVGGMILARGLGGERGEEILAECRAFLRDALESPERSTTD
- a CDS encoding antibiotic biosynthesis monooxygenase, translated to MIVRRFRAKATTANAKAYAVFFRDVLTPQLREIPGHRGALVLSEERAKSTRITVLTFWDSMDAIQKFAGENVNYAVIEPEARELLGSFDLEVTHHTVEVDTLGR
- a CDS encoding amidohydrolase family protein, giving the protein MSELPVPRIIDMHSHWGTKRGWYGNPGNWFEPEGAEAFAKLKKYFNWSGELYGEEKMAEDFRTSNVRAVLDLAYTTDMPIEEARSQHDYAFEVQRRFPDVILGHWIKLQPSEPKALDELRRCVANRVEFIGFGMSVGGPICTDPAYEPFIELCIKERIPTLITTGMTGAGAGERGGFGYVLDDTHPRHIDRLAARYPELTIIAARPAWPWQQEAIAMLLHKGNVWNELHGWSPKYYPPELKREIGKRLQNKIMFGADYPMLSYERLRRDWRAEGFEEDVIEKVFYKNAKALLASVGVTTA